Within Mycobacterium botniense, the genomic segment ACACTGCTACGATATTCCGGTGTGCTTTGCCTTTCGATCCATCTGGGATGTGATGGATGGTCTCGATAAGGTTAGCGAGCAGTTAGGAAAACTCTCGGTAAGTTTCGACAAATTGGATACGATCCAACCACAACTGCTTGCACTAATACCACAACAGATCGACAGTCAGGAAACACTCCGCAAGTTAACTCAGTCGAATTACGCCACCATGTCCGGGATCTATGACCAGACGTCGGCATTGATTGAAAACGCGTCTGCCATGGGGCAAGCGTTCGACGCTGCGAAAAATGACGATTCGTTCTATCTGCCTCCGGAGGTTTTCGACAACTCGGATTTCCAGCGGGGTCTGAAACTGTTTCTCTCGCCGGATGGCAAGGCCGCCCGCATGATCATCACTCATGAAGGTGATCCCGCGACTCCCGAGGGTATCTCGCATATCGACCTGATCATGAAGGCCGCCCACGAGGCCGTGAAAGGCACCCCCGCACAGGAGGCTAAGTTCTATCTCGGTGGTACCGCAGCAGCCGACAAGGACATCCAAGAAGCCGCCAAATACGATCTTATGATCGCCGCAATATCTGCGCTGAGCCTCGTTCTACTCATCATGATGCTCATCACGCGGAGTCTGGTGGCCGCGATCGTCATTGTGGGTACGGTGGCCTTGTCGCTGGGCGCCTCATTTGGGGTGTCGGTGCTGGTGTGGCAGTACGTTCTTGGCATCAAGCTGTACTGGATCGTGTTGGCGCTGGCCGTCATCCTGCTCTTGGCGGTGGGATCCGACTATAACTTGCTGCTGATTTCCCGGTTCAAGGAGGAAATCAGCGCCGGATTACGGACAGGCATTATTCGTGCGATGGCCGGCTCCGGGTCGGTGGTGACCTCAGCCGGGCTGGTGTTCGCCTTCACTATGTGCTCTTTTGTGTCGAGCGACTTGCGGGTTCTCGGCCAGATCGGAACCACCATCGGCCTTGGGCTGCTGTTTGACACGCTGATCGTGCGCGCCTTCCTGACTCCTTCGGTTGCAACGCTGCTCGGACGCTGGTTCTGGTGGCCGCAACGGGTGCGCCCGCGACCGGCCAGCCAGATGCTGCGGCCCTATGGACCGCGTCCCGCGGTTCGGCAACTGCTGCTGTGGGACGACGAGGCGACAACGGTGACGTCCGAATGATAGCCCGGGCCTGGATGAGTGAGTCATAACTCCCGCGCTGCGCGTGCCGCGGGCGGTGTCGAGTGTGTATTGGTGGCGGGGACACGCCGGGCGAGCCGCCGTGATTGCACGCTCGGCGTGTCGTCGGGTGCTGGATGCGGCCGGCGGATCGCCTCACGCCAGCTCGCCTTCGCCGCGCAACTGGGAACCGTGTGGAAGCAGCAGCTGACGACAACAAGTGACGCGGGAAGCGGCTCATCGACAGCGAACAGGCCGCTGTCAGTACACCCGGGCCCATCGGTTGCTGAAGAGTTCGTTGACGGCAACGTCGTGGCAATCTGCCGTTAGCTCCATGCTACGGCCGGAGCCTATTGTTACGACCACACCACGCTGGGCGGCCCCGGGTCCTGGACGCTGCGACTGTACAAATGATTCCTCACCGGCAGGTGATGTCGGCGTCGCAGCAGGAATGAGGCGTGACGGCGTTGCGTCGAAGGAGCGTACCGGACATGACAAGTCGCTGCGAATCACCCTGCTCGGGAAGCGATATCGTGCGGCTCGACGCACTGGGCCCGAACGGTGACTACCGCACCCGTAACCGGGAAATCATCACAGATACCGCTGGCGTTGCCGTCGCCGCGCTCAGCATCGTCCCGGAGTTGTTCGTCGCTCGAAGCATCGCCACGCAGCGGCGGATCCACCCGCTTCCGCTGGCCCAACGGCAAGCCGCACTGAAAAAGTCGGCTGACATTTTTCGCTACGCCCAGATCGCCGGGCTGGATTTCGAGTCCTACGTCACGCGGGTGACTCGGGTGTCGGGCCTGCCGATCGCCATAACTCGGGCCGGAGCCCTAGAGGTGGCGGCCGCGCTCGGCCAGACACCGGATGCGGTGTGTGTGGCCCGGCCGATGGGTTCAGTATGTGACTGGCGGGACGAGCTCACCCGCAGCGGCAGCGGTGTGTGGGTGCGCCGGGGAGAGGTTTTGGCTGTGCACGCCTCTGCCAACCATCCTGGGGTGCACAGCGGCTGGCCGCAGGCGTTGGCGCTGGGATACCGGGTCGCAGTCCGCCCGTCCCGGCGGGAGCCCTTCACCGCGCATCGCGTGGTCATGGCGTTGCGTCAGGCTGGATTCCGGCCTGAGGACGTGCTGTATCTGCCGGCGGACCATGCCGGTGCTGACGAGATGATCCGCGCCGCCGATCTGGCCATCGTCTTCGGGGGCCGAGATGTCGTCGACACCTATGGCGCCGACCCGCGGGTGTTAGTCAACGGGCCTGGGCAATCGAAGATCCTGGTCACCGCCGAACAAAACTGGCGCGATTACCTGGATCTGATCGTGGACTCGATCAGCAACCGGGGCGGGATGGCTTGTCAGAACGCCACGGCGGTGCTTTACGAAGGTGACCCGGCACCGCTGGCTGAGGCTATCGCGGAACAGCTCGCGCTCATCCCGGCGTTACCCGCGGGCGACGAAACCGCGCTACTGCCCACCCGGCCCATCGGGCAGGCACACGCGCTGGCCGAGTACGTGGCCGCCAAGGCGGCGGGCTCGATCTCGCTGTTGGGTGCTGATCACGTGATCGGCGACCTCGGGGACGGCAGTGCTGCGCTCCGGCCGGCGGTGCACCTGCTGAACGCACCCGAGGTGGACAAGCTCAACATCGAGGTGCCATTTCCCTGTGTGTGGGTCAGTGCGTGGTCGCGCAACGATGGTCTTGCACCGCTGAGGAATTCGCTGGTGATTACTGCCATCACCTCCGATGAGCAACTGATCGACGACCTCCTTGCTGAGCCCACGGTGACCAACCTCTACCGTGGCCGGCACCCTACGCACTTCTCAGCAACATGGATGCCGCACAACGGCTACCTGGCCGAGTTCCTGATGCGCAGCAAAGGGTTCATTCGGGACTAGCCCGGGCGCCACGCCGGCGAGAGTCGGTCAATCACCTCAGCCAGGCCGGTGAGCGGCGGCAACAGCAGAAGGTGGGCGCGTGCCCCGCCGGAGGGGAACGCCTCGGCTGTCACCAGATGCGGCGGGGTGACCTGCCGACCAGGTAGCCGGTGGGGAAGGACATCTCAATCACCCGCAGCTGGTGATTAGCGTTCGACGCAAGCTCGAGAATCACGCAGCTCTCACCTACTGCTTTAGACTCCAGCACCCTGTAGTGTTGACCGCCACCGTGGATGTCGGTGATCGGGTCACCTGAGCGCAATCGTTCGACGGGGACCAGCTCGGCGGTTTCGTCTAACTCCACGCGGGTAACGGTAGGCGAGATCGGCGAGCAGAAAGACCGGTTTCCGCAGATTAGGCGCGGACCGGCCGGCGTGCGGTGTTAGCCACGTTTGGCGCGCACCGACTGAAAAGTGCCGAAGCTCCTGGTCCGCACACTCACAAAACCGTGTTGCTCCAGGATGTCGCCGAGTTCGTCCTCGCCGAACACGCGGGCCCACCTGTTCGGCAACAGCTGCCAAACACGAGCGGCGAATCCGGCGGTGGGCACCATGACGGCGACTCGCCCGCCTGGTCGGAGCACCCGCGCCATCTCCGCTATCGCTGCGGATGGATCCGGCACGAGCTGGAGTACGGCGATGCAGACCACCGCATCGACCGTTGCCCCGCGCAGCGGAAGCTGTTGCGCATCTGCGCGCAGGAAGCCGACCTGGGGTCCCGAGTGGGCCCGGACAGCGCGCGCCAGCATTGATTCGGAGATGTCGATACCCAAGGCGAGTCCGTCGGGGCTCACAGCACGGCCGAGAGCCGCCGTCACAGTACCCGGGCCGCAGCCGACGTCCAGGGCGGTTCCGCCGGCGGGTATGGTCAACGACTCGGTGGGATTCAGCCATGCCGCGAACAGCCGGCGCAACGCCGCTTGGTTGTAGTCGTAAACCATCGAGCCGATTCGCGTGGTGAACATCGCCTGCAACGGGCCGGTGTTTTTCGGCACACCCGCACCCGCCGCGTCAGCACCCACCAGATCGAGGTAACCCTTACTGACATCCGGCTGCGATGGGGGGTCAGCGAGGAGCTCAAGCGCCCGTTGTAACGCGGGAGGCACTGTCGTGGTCAGATCGGTCATAAGCATTCCTTCGAACAAACACAAAGTGATACAGACGATTACGAAACGGCAGTCGCGACACGCAACAGCCGCCCCACTTGAAGCCTACCGTCAACTGGGCGCTGACGCCGACGCCGCGAGTGCCGCCGGTCAGCGTCAGCAACGAGGAGAGAACACCATGCAGATGAGCGGCAACACGATCCTGGTAACCGGCGGAGGCACCGGAATCGGTCGCGGGCTGGCCGAAGCGTTACACCAGTCGGGTAACCGGGTGCTCGTTGCCGGGCGGCGCCGCGAACCGCTGCAGGCCGTCGCGCAGGCCCATCCAGGTGTGGACTATCTGACGTTGGACCAGGCCGACGCGGCCGACATCCAACGAGTCGCCGCGCGGATAACCGAGCACTATCCGGACCTCAACGTGGTCGTCAACAATGCCGCCATCCAGCGCGTCGAGGACCTCACCGGTGCCGACACGTCGGCGGCGGAGGAGACGGTTGCGACCAACTTGCTAGGGCCGATCCGCCTCACCGCCGCGTTACTGCCGGTGCTGATCAGGCAGCCGCACGCCGCGATCCTCAATATCACGTCCGCACTGGCGTTCATGCCGAGCGCCCTAACACCGACATATTGCGCGACCAAGGCGGCGCTGCACTCTTACACACAGTCGCTGCGCTTTCAGCTGCGCAACACATCGGTTCAGGTGATCGAACTCATCCCTCCGCAGGTGCAGACCGCGCTTCAGGGAGAGCGCGGCTTCGATCCGAAGGCGATGCCGCTCGACGAGTACATCGCCGAGACGATCACACTGTTGCGGACGCAGCCGCAGGCCGACGAGATCGTCGTGGACCGAGCCAAGCGGTTCCGGTTCGCTGAGCGAGAAGGCAGGTACGACGCCATCTACCAGGTTTTCAACGAGGCGATGACCGCGCGGCTTCGCCGTGGCGGTGACTGACCGGCGCAGAGCCGAGAATGCCGATGCTCCGACAGAACCGAAAAGCCTATTCGACACGGCCGCCACAATAGACGGGGTTTTTCATATCGGCCCGGCGCATGCGGCACGTGAGGCGAATATGGGTGTAGCCGTGGTGAATGCAGCACACGCCGCCGGTGTACGAAAATTTGTCTTCTCCGGCCCTCAGACAAAGTGACAGCTGTGCGCTGCTAATCAAGTCGACAGCCACGACGTCGCTGCGAGTATCAGCAAGATGCTCGGACTGCCGATTACCCCGACACACACCTTTTGGACGAGTGCACGTCGCAGATGCCGGCGGGTTTTAAACGCAGTTCACCGTGTAATACCTGCCGGTACAGGACGACGTTGGTGAGGTGACCTCCGTCAATAAACACCTTCGACAACAGCTGAACCCTCGAAGGTCGCTAGCGGGCGCACCGCAGTGAGAGAATCGCCGACTTGACCTGCGGGCCCCCTCATCCGAATCGCGCTGTCGCGTTCCCAGTTGTTTGGAATAAACATCCCCTTGCTGATGTGGTTCATCACCACCTGGCCACGCTCTCCGTAGGGCACCTCGTCACCGGTGTCCGGGTCCACCACCCAGAACACGACATAGGGAGTGCGTGGATCGAATACGAACGGGTGACCGTCCCTGCCGGTTCGGGTGCTAGCCTGCGAAAGAATCATCGTGCTGCCGAAAACCATTGTGATGACAGTGTTGGGAAATATTTCACGAAGTAGGTCCAAGGTATCGGCATCCGCATACGCACCGCTGAGCAACACGTACCGCAGTTTACGGTTGCAGAGGTCGACCAGCACATCGTCACGCGCAATTGCCTCGAGCAGCGGTGGGGTGGTTTGTAGATTGGCGACCTCCTGAGACCGCAGGATCAATTCGGCTTGTCCGACGACGTGGTCGAGATATTCCGATACCTTGCCGGCGACACCACGCCGCACAACCTTCTTGACCCAACGCGGATCGATGTCGATCGAGTAAAAAATCGAGCCGAGCCGCTCCGCGACCAGCCGGGAAAAGTAACCGACACCGTGTGGCCCGCTGGGCATCACGCACAAAAAGCCACGGCCCCGGAGGAAGCCGCCCGCTACGAAATCCTCGGTCTGCCACCGGATAACTTGTTCGATCCAATCCGGCAGTTGCGCGGTCCGTTTAGGAGCGCCAGTAGTACCACCGGATTCGAATACCTGGGGTAGCGGAGGCGGTGATCCGTATCCACGCGGTATCAGATCCCCGATCGGTACACTGCGCAGATCATTCACCACGTTGGGAAACAACCGCAGATCACTGAACGTGTGGATGCCGGTTAACGGGTCGAAGGGCAGGGTTTCAGCCCTGCGCAACCAGAATGGGGAACCGGTGTCCTCGCTGAAATGCCAAGCGATCGCCGCGTGCAAGTACGCCTGCGGATCAGGCACTGCAACCGCCCGGGGCACATCCAACAACGACAGATCGACGTCGGCCACGCTACAGATCTTCGCTCGGCTCTGGCCGCCGGGCGACCGCAGCGCGAACTGTTCGCGCCACGGTGGCCTTGCCGTAACCAAGCCGGGCATGCGGGTCGCCCGTTATCCGGACTCACTCTGGTATGGGAAACCGCCTGCGCCGCGGCGACAGACGGCGGCGAACCTCCGCGGCTACATCCGGGCGGTGACGGTGGGCGATCGCCTGCAGGCTACAGCACGCAACCGCGGATTGCCGTCATCGCCGGTCGCGAAGACGAGAGGATCATGTCCGGCAGGGAGAATCTGGATCCACGCGCGGTGCACAGCGCTCTCGCTGAACAACGCGGTATCGGCGAGAGCGCGGTCATCAGGGTTCCCGAGGAGCGGTCTGGGCAGCGGCCGGCGGTGTTCGTCATGCCACGCGCAGATCACCAGATCCGCGAAACCACAGTGCGGGATTGCCTGCGGCACAGGGCGCTTCGAACAGCCGAGAGACATTCACATTGTCAGGAGGATTCCGCGTAATCCCGCCGGCAAGGTCCTGCGCAAAGAACTGCCGATGTCCGGACCGCCGCCGACAAAATCTCGCGGGAGATCAACAGGGTGGTCGTTTTCGCCCACCGATCGGGCGTTACGACGCACCGATGCTCTGTCCCGCGGACGACCCTAACGAGCAGGCCGTACCCCTGTTGGCGGGTGAGCTAGCTCTTCATGCCGACAGTGATCACGTCCGATAAAGGCCGTGTCCACGGGGGCCGGCGGACACGGTGCTGTGCAGTGATGACGAAACCGGCGGTCTCGAACAAGGTCCGTACCTCAGCCGCCGAGGCATGATGGGCGGGTTTCCACCTGGGGGCCGAAGGTCCCTGCAGAAGAGGTTGGCGCGCGCTTAAGGCTGCGACCGCCACCAGCCCGCCAGGGGACAGCACACGAGAGAACTCCCGCAGCGCTGCGGC encodes:
- a CDS encoding aldehyde dehydrogenase family protein, which codes for MVRLDALGPNGDYRTRNREIITDTAGVAVAALSIVPELFVARSIATQRRIHPLPLAQRQAALKKSADIFRYAQIAGLDFESYVTRVTRVSGLPIAITRAGALEVAAALGQTPDAVCVARPMGSVCDWRDELTRSGSGVWVRRGEVLAVHASANHPGVHSGWPQALALGYRVAVRPSRREPFTAHRVVMALRQAGFRPEDVLYLPADHAGADEMIRAADLAIVFGGRDVVDTYGADPRVLVNGPGQSKILVTAEQNWRDYLDLIVDSISNRGGMACQNATAVLYEGDPAPLAEAIAEQLALIPALPAGDETALLPTRPIGQAHALAEYVAAKAAGSISLLGADHVIGDLGDGSAALRPAVHLLNAPEVDKLNIEVPFPCVWVSAWSRNDGLAPLRNSLVITAITSDEQLIDDLLAEPTVTNLYRGRHPTHFSATWMPHNGYLAEFLMRSKGFIRD
- a CDS encoding methyltransferase domain-containing protein, with amino-acid sequence MTDLTTTVPPALQRALELLADPPSQPDVSKGYLDLVGADAAGAGVPKNTGPLQAMFTTRIGSMVYDYNQAALRRLFAAWLNPTESLTIPAGGTALDVGCGPGTVTAALGRAVSPDGLALGIDISESMLARAVRAHSGPQVGFLRADAQQLPLRGATVDAVVCIAVLQLVPDPSAAIAEMARVLRPGGRVAVMVPTAGFAARVWQLLPNRWARVFGEDELGDILEQHGFVSVRTRSFGTFQSVRAKRG
- a CDS encoding SDR family oxidoreductase, coding for MQMSGNTILVTGGGTGIGRGLAEALHQSGNRVLVAGRRREPLQAVAQAHPGVDYLTLDQADAADIQRVAARITEHYPDLNVVVNNAAIQRVEDLTGADTSAAEETVATNLLGPIRLTAALLPVLIRQPHAAILNITSALAFMPSALTPTYCATKAALHSYTQSLRFQLRNTSVQVIELIPPQVQTALQGERGFDPKAMPLDEYIAETITLLRTQPQADEIVVDRAKRFRFAEREGRYDAIYQVFNEAMTARLRRGGD
- a CDS encoding phenazine antibiotic biosynthesis protein, which codes for MADVDLSLLDVPRAVAVPDPQAYLHAAIAWHFSEDTGSPFWLRRAETLPFDPLTGIHTFSDLRLFPNVVNDLRSVPIGDLIPRGYGSPPPLPQVFESGGTTGAPKRTAQLPDWIEQVIRWQTEDFVAGGFLRGRGFLCVMPSGPHGVGYFSRLVAERLGSIFYSIDIDPRWVKKVVRRGVAGKVSEYLDHVVGQAELILRSQEVANLQTTPPLLEAIARDDVLVDLCNRKLRYVLLSGAYADADTLDLLREIFPNTVITMVFGSTMILSQASTRTGRDGHPFVFDPRTPYVVFWVVDPDTGDEVPYGERGQVVMNHISKGMFIPNNWERDSAIRMRGPAGQVGDSLTAVRPLATFEGSAVVEGVY